A region of the Brachybacterium sacelli genome:
GCGTCGACGCTCGTGCCCGGCCTGACCGTCTCGTCGGCGCGGTGCGCAGCCTCCGAGCCCGGCGCCGTCACCGGGATGATCTCGTCGTCGAAGGCCCCGCGCGCTGCGGCCGCGGCCGCGCGAGCGTGCGACCCGGCGGAGTACTCGTCCAGCGAGTCCCGGTCGAGGTTCCATCGCTGCGCGACGATCTCCGCGGAGACGCCCTGTCCGACGAGCCCTCCGGGGAACCTTTCTGCGACCTTCGAGCCGAAGGGGTCCTCGCCGAGAGTGGCGTGGTTGATCGGCACCTTGCTCATCATCTCGACGCCGCCGGCGATGACGGCGTCGTAGAGGCCGGCAGTGACGCCGGCGGCGGCGAAGCTCACGGCTTGCAGGCCGGAGCCGCACTGCCGATCGATCGTGACTCCCGCCGTGGTGACCGGGAGGCCGGCGGCGAGCGCGGCGTTGCGGGCGATGTTCACCGACTGCTCACCGACCTGGCCGAGGCAGCCGATCAGGACGTCGTCGATCGCTGCCGGGTCGAGGTCGTTGCGGTCCACGAGGGCGGTGATCGCTTCCGAGAGCAGGTCGACCGGGTGGAAGGTCGAGAGCGCGCCCCCGGGTTTCCCCTTGCC
Encoded here:
- a CDS encoding thiolase family protein, with the protein product MSAPVIVDVVRTASGKGKPGGALSTFHPVDLLSEAITALVDRNDLDPAAIDDVLIGCLGQVGEQSVNIARNAALAAGLPVTTAGVTIDRQCGSGLQAVSFAAAGVTAGLYDAVIAGGVEMMSKVPINHATLGEDPFGSKVAERFPGGLVGQGVSAEIVAQRWNLDRDSLDEYSAGSHARAAAAAARGAFDDEIIPVTAPGSEAAHRADETVRPGTSVDALAGLEPVFRTDEMVARFPQLGWVITPGNSSPLTDGASAILLMSEELAGTLGLRPRARIVSHAVVGSDPIEMLTGVIPATRRVLERAGLTIGDMDAYEVNEAFAPVPLAWARGTGADPALLNQRGGAIALGHALGSSGTRLLATLLTQLEESGARFGLETICEGQGMANALIIERL